A region of Pristiophorus japonicus isolate sPriJap1 chromosome 32, sPriJap1.hap1, whole genome shotgun sequence DNA encodes the following proteins:
- the LOC139240466 gene encoding tubulin alpha-1B chain-like, with product MRECLSIHIGQAGVQTGNACWELYCLEHGIQPDGQMPSDKTIGGGDDSFNTFFSETGAGKHIPRAVFIDLEPTVIDEVRTGTYRQLFHPEQLITGKEDAANNYARGHCSIGKEIVDLVLDRIRKLADQCTGLQGFLIFHSFGGGTGSGFASLLMERLSVDYGKKSKLEFAIYPAPQISTAVVEPYNSVLVTHCTLEHSDCAFMLDNEAIYDVCRRNLDIERPTYTNLNRLMAQLVSSITASLRFDGALNVDLTEFQTNLVPYPRIHFPLVTYAPIISAEKAYHEQLSTAELTNACFEPANQMLKCDPRQGKYMACCMLYRGDVVPKDVNAAIATIKTKRSIQFVDWCPTGFKVGINYQPPTVVPGGDLAKVQRALCMLSNTTAISLAWTRLNLKFDKMYAKRAFVHWYVGEGLEEGEFQDAREDMASLEKDYEEVGVDSSSLDRKAEEEE from the exons ATG CGTGAATGTCTTTCAATCCACATTGGCCAGGCGGGTGTGCAGACCGGTAACGCTTGCTGGGAGCTGTATTGCCTGGAGCATGGGATCCAGCCGGACGGGCAGATGCCCAGTGACAAGACCATCGGAGGTGGCGATGATTCCTTCAACACCTTCTTCAGTGAGACGGGGGCGGGCAAGCACATTCCCCGAGCCGTGTTTATAGATCTGGAGCCCACTGTGATAG ACGAGGTTCGCACCGGCACTTACCGACAGCTCTTTCACCCCGAGCAGCTCATCACCGGCAAGGAGGATGCGGCCAATAACTACGCAAGGGGCCACTGTTCCATCGGCAAGGAGATTGTGGATCTGGTCTTGGATCGTATCCGGAAGTTG GCTGACCAGTGCACAGGACTACAGGGTTTCCTCATCTTCCACAGTTTCGGGGGTGGGACCGGCTCGGGCTTTGCTTCGCTCCTGATGGAGAGACTCTCCGTCGACTACGGCAAGAAATCCAAACTGGAGTTTGCCATTTACCCAGCGCCGCAGATTTCCACCGCGGTGGTCGAGCCCTACAATTCCGTGCTGGTCACCCACTGCACCCTCGAGCACTCTGACTGTGCCTTCATGCTGGACAACGAGGCCATTTACGACGTGTGTCGGCGTAACCTTGACATCGAGCGTCCCACCTACACCAACCTCAACCGTCTCATGGCACAGTTAGTGTCGTCCATCACAGCGTCACTACGGTTCGACGGTGCCCTGAATGTGGATCTGACTGAGTTCCAAACCAACCTGGTCCCCTATCCCCGCATCCACTTCCCACTGGTGACCTACGCGCCCATTATTTCAGCCGAGAAGGCTTACCACGAGCAACTATCCACGGCGGAGCTGACCAACGCATGCTTTGAGCCAGCCAACCAGATGCTAAAATGTGACCCCCGCCAGGGCAAGTACATGGCGTGCTGCATGCTGTACCGAGGGGACGTGGTGCCGAAGGATGTCAACGCAGCCATCGCCACCATCAAGACCAAGCGCTCGATCCAGTTTGTTGATTGGTGCCCGACTGGGTTCAAG GTTGGCATCAACTACCAGCCCCCGACGGTGGTGCCAGGGGGCGATCTGGCAAAGGTGCAGCGTGCCCTCTGTATGCTGAGCAACACCACCGCCATTTCCTTGGCTTGGACTCGCCTCAACCTCAAATTCGACAAGATGTACGCCAAGCGGGCCTTTGTCCACTGGTAcgtgggagaggggctggaggaAGGGGAGTTCCAGGACGCACGGGAGGACATGGCGTCACTCGAGAAGGATTACGAAGAGGTGGGGGTCGATTCCTCCTCGCTGGACAGAAAGGCGGAGGAGGAAGAATAA